CCACCGATCAGTTCGACGACGATATCGACGTCCGGATCGCGCACCACCGAAAACGCATCGTCGACGACCTGTGCCGCCGCTTCGCCGGCCGGCGTGCAGCCGGCCACGAGCGCGCGCGCGCGCGGCAGGTCCTTGTCGGCGACGCGCGTGATGCGTATCCCGCGCCCGGCACGCCGTTCGATCTCGTCACGGTTGCGCGCGAGTACCCCGAAGGTACCCCCACCCACGGTGCCGATACCCAGCAGACCCACGTTGATCGGTTTCATCAGAGCAGCCCATCCTTGCGGAACATCTCTTTCACGCCGCGCGTCGCCTGGCGGATGCGCGACTCGTTTTCGATCAGCGCGAGCCGGACATGGTCGTCGCCGTACTCGCCGAAGCCGATGCCTGGCGATGCGGCCAGCTTGGCCTCGTCCAGCAGTTTCTTCGAGAACTCGAGCGAACCCATCTTCGCGTAGGCCTCGGGGATCTTCGCCCAGATGTACATCGCCGCCTTGGGCGACTCGACCATCCACCCGGCCCCGTGCAGGCCCTGCACCATCACGTCGCGCCGCTTCTGGTAGGTCATCGCGATCTCGCGCACGCACTCCTGCGGGCCTTCGAGCGCGAGGATCGAGGCGATCTGGATCGGGGTGAAGGTGCCGTAGTCGTGGTAGCTCTTCATCCGTGCCAGCGCCGACACGAGGTCGCGGTTGCCGACCATGAAGCCGACGCGCCAGCCCGCCATGTTGTAGCTCTTGGACATCGTGAAGAACTCGACCGCGACGTCGCGCGCACCGGGCACCTCCATGATCGACGGGGCACGGTAGCCGTCGAACGTGATGTCGGCGTACGCAAGGTCGTGCA
The sequence above is drawn from the Rhodocyclaceae bacterium genome and encodes:
- a CDS encoding homoserine dehydrogenase (catalyzes the formation of L-aspartate 4-semialdehyde from L-homoserine) codes for the protein MKPINVGLLGIGTVGGGTFGVLARNRDEIERRAGRGIRITRVADKDLPRARALVAGCTPAGEAAAQVVDDAFSVVRDPDVDIVVELIGG